The DNA sequence CGTCTCGGGTCAGTTTCGTCGTGGCGAAATGGTGTCCTGCGTCGATCCAAAGGGCAGGGAGGTTGCCCGGGGGTTGGTGAACTACGACGCGGACGAAGCCCGGGCCATTGCCGGTCGTTCCAGCGCCAGGATTGCCGAAGTGCTCGGGTATGTTTCCGGCGAAGAGATGATTCACCGGGACAACCTGGTCATCGTTTGAGAAGGGTAGAAGCAAAAAAAAACCGGCCAACTGGCCGGTTTTTTTTAGTTCTGAAGGAAAGTCCGCTTACGCGCTCTTCAGAGACTTGATCTTGGCACTCAGGCGGCTCTTGCTGCGAGCAACCTTGTTCTTGGCGAAGATGCCTTTGTTGACCATGCTGTCCAGAATCGGCTGAGCCTGCTGGAAGGCAGCCTGGGCTTCTTCGTAGTTGCCAGCCTCAATCTTGGACTGAATTTTCTTCACGTAAGTACGAGCCATGGAACGCAGGCTGGC is a window from the Marinobacter arenosus genome containing:
- the rpsT gene encoding 30S ribosomal protein S20, with protein sequence MANSPQAKKRARQNEKNRKHNASLRSMARTYVKKIQSKIEAGNYEEAQAAFQQAQPILDSMVNKGIFAKNKVARSKSRLSAKIKSLKSA